The genomic interval GTGCTCAACCGGCCGGACATGGTCGGTATCGAGCATGTTTTCGATGTCGACAAGATCGACAGCGCGGCGCGCCTGGAGGCGCACCTCAAGTCCCTGGCTAGCCTGCCGGACACACCTGCCCGCAACACCGTGGTGGTGGCCGGGGGTGGCTTCACCGGCATCGAGACTGCCACCGAGTTGCCGGCGCGCTTGCGCAACATCCTTGGTGAGCAGGCCACACTGCGTGTGGTGGTCATCGACCGTGGCGCCAGGATTGGCGCAGCCTTGGGTGATGGCATCCGCCCCGCGATCGAGCAGGCATCCGAGGCTTTGGGGGTGGAATGGATCTGCGGCGCAACCGTGGCCTCGGTGGACCCCGACGGCGTCCTGCTGGATAACGGCCAGCGCATCGATGCCAATACCGTGATCTGGACGGTGGGGTTCAAGGCCAACCCATTGACCGAGCAGATCAGCGGTGACCGAGACCGCCAAGGTCGGCTGCACGTGGACGGCAACCTCAAGGTCAAGGGTAACGACGCGGTCTACGCGGCAGGCGACGTTGCTTATGCCGCCTGCGACGAGGTTGGCAACTATGCGGTGATGTCTTGTCAGCATGCGATCCCGCTGGGCCGCTACGCCGGCAACAATGCCGTGGCCGAATTGATCGGCGTGGCACCGATGACCTACAGCCAGCCCAAGTACGTCACCTGCCTCGACCTGGGCGCCTGGGGCGCAGTGTATACCGAAGGTTGGGAGCGCAAAGTATCGCCACCGGAAGACAAGGCAGAGGCCAAGGTGCTCAAATCGCAGATCAACACGGTCTGGATCTACCCACCGGCCGCGAACGATCGTGCGGCGGCGCTGGCCGCGGCTGACCCGACGATCCCGGTCGCCTGACACAGCCGAATCGCCGGCAAGCCGGCTCCCACAGGTACAGCGCCAGGACTGAGGTTGGCGCTATCTCTGTGGGAGCCGGCTTGCCGGCGATGGGGCGCAAGGCGCCCCCTTTTACTGCAATCAGGCAGCTGCGAACAGCTCGTTGGCAATCTGGGCCTGTGCGGCATCGATGGCCTGGCTGCGGTGCTCTGGGCCGTAGGCCAGACCATGGGCGCGTACGATTTCCAGGTCGGTGACACCGATAAAGCCCAGGAACACCTTGAGGAAGTCTTCATGGCCGGCACCCGTCGGCTGGCCAGCGTGCAGGCCACCGGCGGTGGATACCAGGATCACCTTCTTGTTACCGCACAGGCCTTCAGGGCCGGCTTCGGTGTAGCGGAAGGTCTTGCCGGCAACGGCTACGCGGTCAATCCAGGCCTTGAGCTGGGTCGGCACGGTGAAGTTGTACATCGGCGCACCGATCACAACGGCGTCGGCGGCGAGGAATTCTTCCAGGGTTTCGGCGCTCAGCTTGGCTTCGAAGGCCTGGGCCGCATCGCGCATGTCTTCTGCGGTACCGGCGGCCACCAAGGTAGCAGCGGAGAAATGGGCGATGGCGTCGGCAGCCAGGTCGCGGTAGACCACTTCCAGGCTTGGGTCGGTGGCTTTCCAGGCTTCGACCACTTCGCGGCTCAGCTGGCGGGAGGCGGAATTGTCGCCCAGGATGCTCGAATCGATGTGCAACAGTTTCATGGGACTCTCCTGTAATGAAGACCGCGGCATTGGGCGATCACGATGGGGAGAATCCTACCGGGATGACGAATAGCTGATAAGCAGGCAAAAATGCGTTAGTTTGTCCCACAGATGGAACAGTGAGACATTCCCATGCAAGACCTCAACGACCTCTTCTACTTCGCACGCGTGGTCGAAGCCGGCGGTTTCGCCGCTGCCGGGCGCCAGCTGGGCATCCCTAAATCACGCCTGTCACGGCGCATCGCCGAGCTGGAGGAGCGCCTGGGCACACGCCTGCTGCAGCGCACCACGCGGCAATTGAAGCTGACTGCCGTGGGCGAGCGCTACCTGCACCACTGCCAGGCCATGCTGCTGGAGGCAGAAGCCGCCGACGAGGCCGTCGCCAGCATGAGCAGCGAACCACGCGGGCGGCTGCGGGTGTCCTGCCCGGTAGCACTGGCACATGCGTTTCTGCCGGACGTGATCAGCCGTTTTCTTGCACAGTACCCACTGGTACAGCTGGACATGGTCCTGCTCAACCGCCGGGTCGACCTGATTTCCGAAGGCATCGACGTAGCCCTGCGCGTGCGTGACCTGGGCGACGAGGACCCGGCCCTGGTTACCCGCCGGCTGCGCCAGGCGCAAATGCAACTGGTCGCCGCTCCAGGCTTCGCTGACCACATTCGCGAGCCCGCCGAGCTGGCCTCATTGCCGGTGCTGGGCGCGGCCGAAGCTGACCGGCTGGTACACTTTCGCCTGCTCGGCCCGAATGGTCGCCAACAGGACATCGCCCTGGAGCCACGCCTGGCCATCGATGATTTCGTGGTGCGCAATGCGGCGGTCCGCGCCGGGTTGGGCTTCACTGCGCTACCCAGTATGTTCTGCGAAGAGGAATTGGAACGTGGCGAGCTGGTGCGGCTGCTGCCGGACTGGTCATTGCCGGGTGGGTATCTGCAGGCGGTGTACCCTCACCGGCGCGGTGTGTTGCCGGCCGTACGGGTATGGATTGATCATCTGGCAGCGTCGTTCGAGGCCTGTGGGGAGCGTTATGTCTAAGCAGAAAATGACCGAAGACCAGGTGGCGGACTTCTGCCTGAGCCTGCCCGGTGCGCGGGAGGACTATAAGTGGGGCGGTATCCGGGTGTTTTCGGTCGCGGGCAACAAGATGTTCGCGGTGCTGGACCTGGCGGGCGCAGGGTTATCGTTCAAGGTCGCCGATGAGCTGTTTCTGGGCTACTGCGACCGCCCCGGCGTGCGGCCCGCGCCCTACCTTGCGCGGGCGCGGTGGGTCAGCATGGCGCCGCCTTACCCCATGGGGCGCGACGAGCTGTGTGACCTGCTGCAGCGTTCGCACCAATTGGTGGTGCGAAAGCTGGCGAAGCGGTTGCAGGTGGGCTTGTTGATCTGAGCGTCAGGACACCCAGAGCAGGTGGCGCCCCAAAAACAGGTAGTCCGCCCAAAACACCTGATGCAGCAACACAATCCCCCAGAACACCAGCTGATACGACAGCTTGCGCGTCTTGTGGCGGAACATCTGCTGGGCAACCAGCGCCCCCGGCCAGCCGCCAAACAGCTCGCTGGCATGCAGCACTTTTTCTGGCGTGCGCCAGGCCTGGCTGCGTGCCTGGTGTTTGTCCTGCCAGTACAGCAGCAGGCTGATCAGGCTCACCGCCGGGTAGAGCGCCAACGGCAACCAGGACTGATCGTGCCAGGCCATCTGCGCCGCGCCCAGGCCCGGTAGCAGGCACAGCGCGCCCAAAACCAGTAGTTTCAGGCGTACATTACGTACGCCCTCCTCGCGTTGCTCTCTGCCCATATCAGCCGTGCGCCGTCGACCAATCCACCCAACCGAACTGCCAAGTGGCCAGGATAAACAGGCCAAAGGCGATACGGTACCAGGCGAAGGCCGCGTAGCTATGGTTGGCGATGAACTTGAGCAGGGCGCGCACAGCGATCATGGCAAAGATGAACGAGGTCACGAAGCCAATGGCGAACACCGGCAAGTCGCTTGGCTGGAACAAGTCACGGTACTTGTAGCCGGAGTACACCGCTGCACCGACCATGGTCGGCATCGCTAGGAAGAACGAGAACTCGGTCGCGGCCTTGCGCGACAGGCCGAACAGCAGGCCGCCAATGATGGTCGAGCCAGAACGCGAGGTGCCCGGGATCATGGCCAGGCACTGGACGAAACCAATTTTCAAGGCATGGCTCCAGCGCATCTCATCAACGTGGTCGACCTCCACGCGGTGCTCACGGCGCTCGGCCCAGAGCATGATCACGCCGCCCACCACCAAGGCCGCAGCCACGGTGATCGGGTTGAACAGGTATTCGTGAATCAGGTCGGCGAACAGCACGCCCAACACCACCGCCGGCATGAACGCCAGCAACAGGTTACCGGTGAAGCGCCGCGCCGTAGGCTGGGTGGTGAGCCCAAAGACCACGTCTAGTATCTTGCGTCGGAATTCCCACACCACCGCCAGGATGGCGGCAAGCTGAATGATGATGTTGAACGCCATGGCCCGTTCGCCACCAAAGCCGATGAGGTCGGCGACGATGATCTGGTGCCCGGTGCTGGAGATCGGCAAGAACTCCGTCAACCCTTCGACCACGCCTAAGA from Pseudomonas kermanshahensis carries:
- a CDS encoding DUF1294 domain-containing protein, translating into MGREQREEGVRNVRLKLLVLGALCLLPGLGAAQMAWHDQSWLPLALYPAVSLISLLLYWQDKHQARSQAWRTPEKVLHASELFGGWPGALVAQQMFRHKTRKLSYQLVFWGIVLLHQVFWADYLFLGRHLLWVS
- a CDS encoding LysR substrate-binding domain-containing protein; translated protein: MQDLNDLFYFARVVEAGGFAAAGRQLGIPKSRLSRRIAELEERLGTRLLQRTTRQLKLTAVGERYLHHCQAMLLEAEAADEAVASMSSEPRGRLRVSCPVALAHAFLPDVISRFLAQYPLVQLDMVLLNRRVDLISEGIDVALRVRDLGDEDPALVTRRLRQAQMQLVAAPGFADHIREPAELASLPVLGAAEADRLVHFRLLGPNGRQQDIALEPRLAIDDFVVRNAAVRAGLGFTALPSMFCEEELERGELVRLLPDWSLPGGYLQAVYPHRRGVLPAVRVWIDHLAASFEACGERYV
- a CDS encoding FMN-dependent NADH-azoreductase, whose protein sequence is MKLLHIDSSILGDNSASRQLSREVVEAWKATDPSLEVVYRDLAADAIAHFSAATLVAAGTAEDMRDAAQAFEAKLSAETLEEFLAADAVVIGAPMYNFTVPTQLKAWIDRVAVAGKTFRYTEAGPEGLCGNKKVILVSTAGGLHAGQPTGAGHEDFLKVFLGFIGVTDLEIVRAHGLAYGPEHRSQAIDAAQAQIANELFAAA
- a CDS encoding undecaprenyl-diphosphate phosphatase gives rise to the protein MDFWTAFQAIILGVVEGLTEFLPISSTGHQIIVADLIGFGGERAMAFNIIIQLAAILAVVWEFRRKILDVVFGLTTQPTARRFTGNLLLAFMPAVVLGVLFADLIHEYLFNPITVAAALVVGGVIMLWAERREHRVEVDHVDEMRWSHALKIGFVQCLAMIPGTSRSGSTIIGGLLFGLSRKAATEFSFFLAMPTMVGAAVYSGYKYRDLFQPSDLPVFAIGFVTSFIFAMIAVRALLKFIANHSYAAFAWYRIAFGLFILATWQFGWVDWSTAHG
- a CDS encoding MmcQ/YjbR family DNA-binding protein, coding for MSKQKMTEDQVADFCLSLPGAREDYKWGGIRVFSVAGNKMFAVLDLAGAGLSFKVADELFLGYCDRPGVRPAPYLARARWVSMAPPYPMGRDELCDLLQRSHQLVVRKLAKRLQVGLLI
- a CDS encoding NAD(P)/FAD-dependent oxidoreductase, producing the protein MKNILIIGAGFAGLWSALSAVRQLDLNGRNDVEVTLLAPQAELHVRPRFYEPEVHTMAAPLEALFEAVNVRFVQGTAFHIDEAARRVRYRTQSGTECELGYDRLIMACGSVLNRPDMVGIEHVFDVDKIDSAARLEAHLKSLASLPDTPARNTVVVAGGGFTGIETATELPARLRNILGEQATLRVVVIDRGARIGAALGDGIRPAIEQASEALGVEWICGATVASVDPDGVLLDNGQRIDANTVIWTVGFKANPLTEQISGDRDRQGRLHVDGNLKVKGNDAVYAAGDVAYAACDEVGNYAVMSCQHAIPLGRYAGNNAVAELIGVAPMTYSQPKYVTCLDLGAWGAVYTEGWERKVSPPEDKAEAKVLKSQINTVWIYPPAANDRAAALAAADPTIPVA